The window CAAACATAACCAAAACCAAAACAAATAAAAACCTTAAAATCATCTCTATATCTCCTCCTTTACTTTATTGTGTGGTTGGTGGAACCCCACTATCCGGCTCGGGTGTCCCGCTTAATCCCCATATCAATGTATACGTCCCAATGATAATTAAACCAAGCACAATGATGAAAAACAAACTCGTCATAACAGAAGCCCCTCGCGGTAATATCTTCCTGATGAAATCTCTGTCTATCTTCTTAACACCCTCATCTATATTGTCATACCGCCAAGTTATATCAACAGTGTGAAATCTTGAATTTAATTTATCATAACACTCAAACCTTCCAACAAGAAAAACATCATTCGTGTCCTTACCCTGATTCACAAAACTGCCAAAAAAGAGATAATCAACACCAAGCATGTGCGACAAAATTATAACATCGTTCTCAGCTGGATATGACAAAACACTATTAATCCTATCACTTCCAACAAGCTTAACGGCTTCCTCGGGAGAAACAATTTCAATTGATGGTTTCTTAGCGAGGAGGTACAAAATTCCATTTGTTATCTCGCGCTTTGTTCTTTCAGAAACACCGTCAAATTTAAAACCGATAAAACCAACCCTCGGCCTACCCCGCTGTTGGGCAAATATAAAACTTGGGATAAACTCATAAATCAGCAAAGAAAAAATGGCGAAACCAGCCAAAATCTTATTTCTGAAAAATTTCATATAACCGAAATTTTTTATTTGACCGCTAACTTAACGAAACCTGAAACAACCTCATAAAACTTTTCCACTGCATAATCAACATCATCAATGCTATTTGCTCTACCGAACGAGAACCGCACAGTTGAAAGAGCTGTTTTTTCATCCCGTCCAAGAGCCATTATAACATGTGAAGGTCTTAAACTTCCAGATGTGCAAGCAGAACCATTTGAAACAGCAACACCTTTAATATCAAGCCCGTAAATAATAGCTTCAGCATCTATCTCTATTTTACTTGAATTAATTGAAAAATTCAATATATGAGGTATTGACTTATCAACCGAACCATTCAAAAGAAGCACATCACTAATTTCACTGAAAACATCGTTTATTTTATAAAGCATTCTTTCCTTCAACATCTTTGCATGCTCAAAATCATTTATCATCCGTTCAGCGCAAACTTCAACCGCCTTACCAAATCCAACTATTAATGGAACGCTCTCTGTCCCCGCCCTTCTTCCCGCTTCCTGCGAACCACCGTGATGAAATTTTTCAATCTCAACCCCACTCCTGATGTAAAGGAAACCTATGCCTTTAGGTCCATAAATTTTATGAGCCGATGCCGAAAGCAAATCAACATTCAATTTATCCACATCAACATCAATCTTCCCAAACGATTGAACAGCATCTGTATGAAACAAAATGCCATACTCCTTCGCAATTTGACCTATCGCCTCAATTGGCTGAATAGTTCCGATTTCATTATTTACGTGCATCACACTTATAAGACAAGTCCTCGGGGTTATGGCTTGCTTAACATCGTCAGGGTCAATAATCCCATCCGATCCAACTTTTAGAAAAGTCACATCAAACCCATTTTTCTGAAGAAACATACACGCATCAAGAACTGCGTGATGTTCAATTTGCGTTGTTATTATGTGATTTTTACCTCTTTTTAAATTTGCGATCGCAATTCCAAAAATAGCGAAATTATCCGCCTCAGTTCCACCACTCGTAAACACAATCTCAGAGGGCTTAGCATTTATAAAATTAGCTATCCTTTCCCTCGCTTCTTCAATAGCGACTTTCGCTTCCCTGCCAAATTGATGAACAGAGGATGGGTTACCGAAAATTTCCGTAAAATAAGGCATCATCGCCTTTAGGACATCGGGCTCAATCGGGGTAGTTGCTGCGTGGTCAAGATAAACTCTTCTCATAAAATTTTCAAAATTGATTTAAAACTTAACACTTATTCCAAGCGTTGGCAAAATCGGAAGTGAACTGATCGCGCGCCTTTTTATCTTTCCATCCGAAACACTAAAATCATAACCAACGATATTCTTTCTGTTGTAAACATTCATAACATCAATGTAAATGTCCATATCCGATCCGAAAAATTTCGTATTATAAGTAAACCTGACATCAAGCCGATGATAAGGTGGCTTTCTTGAATTGAAGAAATTGCTCAACCCACCATAGTCAATATCAAGTATAACTTTGTCCTTTACAGTCGCAATCCAAACAGAAGAATCTGTCACCATTATCCTCGGCTTTAACCCAACTGGCTCAGTATAAGGATAATTTGAACCATACATCCAGGTAAAGCTTAAATCAAACTTTCGGCTCAACCTCCAATTCAAAACAACATTAAATGTATGTCTTTGGTCAAATATAAACGGTATATCAACCCCGTAAATCTTCCTCCTAGCAATAGAGTAAGAGTAAGAAACCCAACCGTAAACCTTTGTTTTAACTTTTCTCTTTTCAAGAAAAATTTCAAACCCATACGCCTTCCCATCACCCATATTAACAGGGATTGATGTAACCGAATCAGGCACAACCACAAGATAAGGGTCGCTCCAACCTCGCCTGTCAGTTATCGGATGATCAGGTATTCTATCCGATACCCATTTCGTCCCCTGAACACGCTTTCTTACGATGAGGTTATCAAAGTCCTTGTAATAACTTTCAACTCTGAAAAGAACATCAGAAGTCAGCCATCTTTCAACCCCCAAAACATAATGCTTTGACATCTCAGCATTTAATCCTTCCGCTTTTGTGAAATCAAAAAATGTGTTTTGATCGTAAATTTTCTCATAACCGGGCGATTGATAATACCATCCATAAGCAAACCTTAAACTCGTCAGAACATCAAAATTGTAAAGGATGTTCAAGCGTGGTGAAATGTAACTTTTCCCAATTATCCCATAATAATCAAACCTCAACCCGGGTTGAACGATAAACTTTGAACCAAATTTTATCCTGTCCTGAATGTAAAAGTTGTATTTTGAATACTTTTCGGCATAGTTAAAAATCTCTGGAGCGGAAAAGAAACCAAGCGACTTCAAAAACATTTTAAGCTGTTCATCCATTTTTAAAACATATTTCAATTCCGAATTAATCAGATGACTTCCAAAACCAATCTCTATCAAGTGCCTGCCGAAATAATAGCTCAGATCAAACGAAAGGGCTGTTTTACGAATTGAATAATTTGACCAAGTATCTATCTTAAAAAAGGTTGCGTCATCAGGGACGATTTTCCCCTGTGCATCATACGAGGGGTCAAGGATTTCACCACCAAATTTACTCTCACCGGAATTCTCATACCAAGAAGCCATAAACTTAACAAAGGAATTTTTCCCAAGGGAATAGCTCCAGGAGAAACCGAATGTTTTATTGTAAGATAGGTCATTTACGGCTATGCTATCTGGGCGATCAAAATTCTGACCCGTTATGACATTCATAGCATCACGGCTGAAGATGCCAATAAAGTTAAACTTTTGTTTTTCAAACGGCTCAAAGGTCAATTTCATTTGAAAATCGTAAAAATTCGGGAATGTCACATCACCGTTTACAAGCTTAGTCTTTTCAGCTATCGGTTCAAGGATTAAATCATAATAAGTTCTCCTCGTTGAGAAAATCCAGGAGCCGTTTAAAGGCAGTTTTCCCTCAAAAATCAAATTAGCGTTTGTGAGATTGACATTTACCATGCTTGAAAAAATTTTATCTCTTCTTCCCTCACGAGCGCCCACATCAAGGACCGCAGACAATCTATCCCCATATTTTGCAGGGAAACCACCACTCATAAAGTTAAATTCCCCAACCGCATCCGGATTGAACATGCTCACAAAACCATACAAGCGATAGGGATTATAAACCTCTATACCGTCAATTATTATCAAGTTTTCGTCTGGTGATCCACCACGCACAACAAAATTAGTCCCAAAATCAGTTGGCGCAAAAACCCCTGGCAATGTCCTTAACATCCTAAAAACATCTTCACCAAAACCAGCGCCTACCTTTACAGTCCTTGGCTCAACCTCAACAAAACTTGGTCTGACATCCACAATACGCTTCGTTTTATAATCAGCTAAAACTTCAACTTCACTGAACTCAACATAACTTTGCTTCAATTGGAATTCAACATACGATATCTTCCCCTTCTCAATCACAACTCTTTTTCTTTCAACTTCATAACCTATAACTTTCACCTCAACCTCATAAATCCCTGGCTTGACCTTTATCTCAAACTCACCGTTATCGTCACTTGATGAACCCATCAGAGTCCCAACAACTACAACATTGGCATTTGGGATTGGCTGTCCCGTCTCTAAATCAATAACTTTTCCTTTTATCAGCGATTCTTGAGAAAGCAATGTAATTGAGGAAATTAAAATCAACCCCAAAATCCAGGGATATCTATTCCACACTTATAGCACCTCCCACTTTCAATTTTATTTCTCACCACTCTAAAACCAAATCTCTCAACGAGCAAAGCACCGCAATTATAACAATACGTGTTTTCATATTTATCAACATATCCGGGGATATTCCCAGCATAAACAAATCTCAAACCTTCTTCATAACCTATTTCAGCTGCCCTTATAAGTTGCTCTGGTCTTGTATTGTCTGGATCTGTCATTTTATAATCCTTATGAAACGCGGTCACATGCCAAGGTATGTTCGGTGAAACACTGGCAAGAAACTTTGCGATATCCCTCAACTCAGATTCCGAATCGTTAAACCCGGGGACAACAAGCGTAACAACTTCAACCCAAAATCCTTTTTCAACAAGCATCTTTATCGTGTCAAGGACAACGCTTAACCTCCCGCCAAGTTTTCTATAGTTCAAATCGTTAAATGTCTTCAGGTCAACTTTATAAAAATCAACATAGGGTCGCAAATAATCAAGAACCTCAGGCGTTGCATTTCCATTTGAGACATAAGCCCCGCGAATTCCGTATTTCTTTGCTATTTTGAAAATTCCAACAGCCCATTCAGATGTTATAAGTGGCTCATTATATGTGCTCGTTATAATTTTGCTTTTATATTTCAAAGCAATCTCAACTATTTCTTCAGGCGTAATAAAATCAGGCAGGATGCCAGCAACCGGGTCCCTTAGTGCTTGAGATGTAACCCAATTTTGACAATAATCGCAGTGGAAATCGCAACCTAACATTCCAAAACTCAAGGTATAACTTCCAGGATAAACATGGAAAAACGGTTTCTTTTCAATTGGATCAAGCGCAAGTGATGTCACATATCCCCACGGGACGAGAAGTTTGCCCCCAGAGTTAAATCTAACCTTACAAACACCACTTCTCCCCTCCGGTATTTTACACCTATGACCACAAGCGAAGCATTCAATTCTTTTGTCGTCAATCTTTCTGTAAAGCTCACCTTCTCTTGAGTTTTTAATCAAAACATCTCTTAATGTTTGAACCTCGCTGTACATGAACAACCTCCACTTTATCTTTTGCGCTCAATAACTCCAACACCTTAAACACATTTCAAGTTTCAATCGGAAAGAGCCGAGATTATCGCCTTACAAAAAGCTGGAAGGTCATCCGGATTCCTTGAACTTATCAAATTCCCGTCAACGACAACTTCATCATCAATATATTCGGCGCCTGCGTTAACAAGGTCATCTTTT is drawn from Candidatus Thermokryptus mobilis and contains these coding sequences:
- a CDS encoding cysteine desulfurase family protein; its protein translation is MRRVYLDHAATTPIEPDVLKAMMPYFTEIFGNPSSVHQFGREAKVAIEEARERIANFINAKPSEIVFTSGGTEADNFAIFGIAIANLKRGKNHIITTQIEHHAVLDACMFLQKNGFDVTFLKVGSDGIIDPDDVKQAITPRTCLISVMHVNNEIGTIQPIEAIGQIAKEYGILFHTDAVQSFGKIDVDVDKLNVDLLSASAHKIYGPKGIGFLYIRSGVEIEKFHHGGSQEAGRRAGTESVPLIVGFGKAVEVCAERMINDFEHAKMLKERMLYKINDVFSEISDVLLLNGSVDKSIPHILNFSINSSKIEIDAEAIIYGLDIKGVAVSNGSACTSGSLRPSHVIMALGRDEKTALSTVRFSFGRANSIDDVDYAVEKFYEVVSGFVKLAVK
- the amrS gene encoding AmmeMemoRadiSam system radical SAM enzyme → MYSEVQTLRDVLIKNSREGELYRKIDDKRIECFACGHRCKIPEGRSGVCKVRFNSGGKLLVPWGYVTSLALDPIEKKPFFHVYPGSYTLSFGMLGCDFHCDYCQNWVTSQALRDPVAGILPDFITPEEIVEIALKYKSKIITSTYNEPLITSEWAVGIFKIAKKYGIRGAYVSNGNATPEVLDYLRPYVDFYKVDLKTFNDLNYRKLGGRLSVVLDTIKMLVEKGFWVEVVTLVVPGFNDSESELRDIAKFLASVSPNIPWHVTAFHKDYKMTDPDNTRPEQLIRAAEIGYEEGLRFVYAGNIPGYVDKYENTYCYNCGALLVERFGFRVVRNKIESGRCYKCGIDIPGFWG
- a CDS encoding TonB-dependent receptor, whose protein sequence is MWNRYPWILGLILISSITLLSQESLIKGKVIDLETGQPIPNANVVVVGTLMGSSSDDNGEFEIKVKPGIYEVEVKVIGYEVERKRVVIEKGKISYVEFQLKQSYVEFSEVEVLADYKTKRIVDVRPSFVEVEPRTVKVGAGFGEDVFRMLRTLPGVFAPTDFGTNFVVRGGSPDENLIIIDGIEVYNPYRLYGFVSMFNPDAVGEFNFMSGGFPAKYGDRLSAVLDVGAREGRRDKIFSSMVNVNLTNANLIFEGKLPLNGSWIFSTRRTYYDLILEPIAEKTKLVNGDVTFPNFYDFQMKLTFEPFEKQKFNFIGIFSRDAMNVITGQNFDRPDSIAVNDLSYNKTFGFSWSYSLGKNSFVKFMASWYENSGESKFGGEILDPSYDAQGKIVPDDATFFKIDTWSNYSIRKTALSFDLSYYFGRHLIEIGFGSHLINSELKYVLKMDEQLKMFLKSLGFFSAPEIFNYAEKYSKYNFYIQDRIKFGSKFIVQPGLRFDYYGIIGKSYISPRLNILYNFDVLTSLRFAYGWYYQSPGYEKIYDQNTFFDFTKAEGLNAEMSKHYVLGVERWLTSDVLFRVESYYKDFDNLIVRKRVQGTKWVSDRIPDHPITDRRGWSDPYLVVVPDSVTSIPVNMGDGKAYGFEIFLEKRKVKTKVYGWVSYSYSIARRKIYGVDIPFIFDQRHTFNVVLNWRLSRKFDLSFTWMYGSNYPYTEPVGLKPRIMVTDSSVWIATVKDKVILDIDYGGLSNFFNSRKPPYHRLDVRFTYNTKFFGSDMDIYIDVMNVYNRKNIVGYDFSVSDGKIKRRAISSLPILPTLGISVKF